One window of the Xiphias gladius isolate SHS-SW01 ecotype Sanya breed wild chromosome 11, ASM1685928v1, whole genome shotgun sequence genome contains the following:
- the cxcl12a gene encoding chemokine (C-X-C motif) ligand 12a (stromal cell-derived factor 1) — MDAKLLALVAALTMVTYAPPSQAKPISLVERCYCRSTVNSLSRGYIRELRFIHTPNCPFQVIAKLKSNKELCLNPDIWWLQQYLKNAINKMKKSKQGN; from the exons ATGGATGCGAAACTGCTGGCACTCGTGGCTGCGCTCACGATGGTGACATATGCGCCTCCATCACAAg cAAAGCCCATCAGTCTGGTGGAGAGATGCTACTGCCGCTCAACAGTCAACAGCCTCTCACGGGGCTACATCCGAGAGCTCAGGTTCATCCACACACCTAACTGCCCCTTCCAAGTaat TGCAAAGCTGAAGTCAAACAAGGAGTTGTGTTTGAACCCAGATATCTGGTGGCTGCAGCAGTACCTGAAGAATGCCATCAACAA GATGAAGAAATCCAAGCAGGGCAACTAA